One window of Bacteroides sp. AN502(2024) genomic DNA carries:
- a CDS encoding SusC/RagA family TonB-linked outer membrane protein → MNGSSVIKLVISILFAAIFSQVCPAQELMEIKGTVRSASGEPLPGATAIVVDTGKGAIADSDGRFTLEARKGQMLEVSFVGMKTRRMRISSDRMDITLQDNVQEIEGVVVTGYQNIKNRVFTGAASSVKLDDIKLGGVADVSRMLEGRVAGLSIQNVTGSFGSAPRINIRGGASIMGNVQPLWVIDGAVYEDLVSLTLDQLASGDAVTLISSAVAGLNASDIEDIQVLKDASATSIYGARALNGVIVITTRAGKRNTPNSFSYSYELSMRAIPSYTGFDLLNSQESMSIYQEMNRKGYFSVQNTLYGRRSGVYYQMYKALGTVDPSTGRYYLENTDEAKRAFMREREYANTDWFKELFTHNPVHTHTVTFSGGGEHSTMYASIGFYDDRGWTLADHVKRITANIKNSFYWKEDKIKATIFAQGNLRNQHSPGTIPQRKNTVVGTFERDFDINPFAYALGTSRTLRPRNANGEREYYRNNWAPFNILNEFDNNYLKTEVIDFKLQGELSYRLNENIEAKGLMSVRHAVTKSLHFITEQSNVIQAFRANETPYVAQENIYLLKDKDNPMQLPQVALTHGGMFNKTETSLRSYLGRFALDYNKQMGEHDIRAFGFTEIRYADRSINPFQGYGIQYDRGNQVFTNPLIFDKLTNEGGTYFSLTERYERGVTLSASATYGYRGKYIFNSVFNYEGSNTAGKYSRSRWLPTWNIGAKWNMDQEKFMKKYPAVSKLALRASYGLTAKMNEQAINSTAVFKHLIINRTLLEDRENALRILHLENRDLTWEKMYELNLGWELGLFDNRISATFDVYQRNSFDLIDLIRTSGVGGQYYKYANFGDMRTRGVEVALQTQNVVTGNFSWTTAFTISGMKQKITRLLNMPNTFDMVAGTGRGNILGFPRGSLFSFNFQGLDNNGLPTFDFGLYPSNQGVNSEISGADFLDAQYSKSYLIYHGPIEPTYIGGVSNTFKYKNWEFSCFVTMQAGNKIRLNPTFDPSFADLNVFSKEYYDRWLHPGDERRTNIPVIPSQDLIRNIGKENIEKAYNTYNYSQNRVADGSFVRMKNISLGYRLSQKLLSSLKIRQMSVKVNITNPFLIYADKKLKGQDPEFYKSGGVSLPTPKQYTMTLHVEF, encoded by the coding sequence ATGAATGGATCATCGGTTATAAAGTTAGTAATCAGCATCCTGTTTGCGGCAATCTTCTCTCAGGTTTGTCCGGCACAGGAATTAATGGAAATAAAAGGCACAGTGCGCTCTGCTTCCGGAGAGCCTCTGCCGGGTGCCACTGCTATCGTGGTGGATACGGGGAAGGGAGCCATCGCAGACAGCGACGGACGGTTCACACTCGAAGCCCGCAAAGGACAAATGTTGGAGGTAAGCTTCGTGGGAATGAAAACCCGGAGAATGAGAATATCGTCCGACAGGATGGACATAACGCTTCAGGACAATGTGCAGGAGATAGAAGGAGTGGTAGTCACCGGCTATCAGAACATTAAGAACCGGGTATTTACGGGAGCCGCCTCTTCGGTGAAGCTGGACGACATCAAACTGGGCGGTGTGGCGGACGTGTCGCGCATGCTCGAAGGGCGTGTGGCGGGTCTCTCGATACAAAATGTCACCGGCAGCTTCGGATCGGCTCCCCGCATCAATATCCGCGGCGGCGCTTCCATCATGGGAAACGTTCAACCTTTGTGGGTTATCGACGGGGCGGTGTACGAGGACCTTGTTTCTCTCACGCTCGACCAATTGGCTTCGGGCGATGCCGTAACGCTCATCAGTTCCGCTGTTGCCGGACTGAACGCTTCGGATATCGAAGATATCCAAGTATTGAAAGATGCTTCCGCCACATCTATCTACGGGGCCAGAGCCCTGAACGGAGTAATCGTAATCACAACCCGCGCGGGCAAAAGAAATACGCCGAACAGTTTTTCTTATTCATACGAATTGAGTATGCGTGCCATCCCTTCGTATACGGGCTTTGACCTGCTCAATTCGCAAGAGAGCATGTCCATCTATCAAGAGATGAACAGAAAGGGATACTTCTCTGTGCAAAACACATTATATGGGCGCCGCAGCGGTGTTTACTATCAGATGTATAAGGCGCTCGGTACTGTCGATCCGTCTACCGGACGATATTATCTGGAGAACACGGACGAAGCGAAACGTGCGTTCATGCGCGAACGGGAATATGCCAATACCGACTGGTTTAAGGAGTTGTTTACGCACAACCCCGTTCATACGCACACCGTAACGTTCTCCGGAGGAGGAGAGCATTCTACCATGTATGCCTCCATCGGTTTCTACGATGACAGAGGATGGACGCTTGCCGATCATGTGAAACGCATTACCGCCAATATCAAGAACTCCTTTTATTGGAAGGAAGACAAAATCAAGGCTACCATCTTCGCACAAGGCAACTTACGCAACCAACACTCTCCGGGTACGATTCCCCAACGAAAGAATACGGTAGTCGGAACGTTCGAACGCGACTTCGACATCAACCCTTTTGCTTATGCTTTGGGTACAAGTCGTACCTTACGCCCCCGAAATGCCAACGGGGAACGGGAATACTACCGCAACAACTGGGCACCGTTTAATATCCTGAACGAGTTTGATAATAATTACCTGAAAACCGAGGTGATCGACTTCAAACTGCAAGGCGAACTTTCATACAGGCTCAATGAGAATATCGAAGCGAAAGGATTGATGTCCGTACGTCATGCGGTTACCAAAAGTTTGCATTTCATTACTGAGCAATCGAACGTGATACAGGCTTTCCGCGCCAACGAAACTCCCTACGTGGCGCAAGAGAATATCTATTTGTTGAAGGATAAAGACAACCCCATGCAACTGCCGCAAGTAGCACTGACTCACGGCGGCATGTTCAATAAGACCGAGACTTCTCTGCGCAGTTATCTGGGACGCTTTGCGCTGGACTACAACAAGCAGATGGGCGAGCATGACATACGCGCTTTCGGTTTTACCGAGATACGATATGCCGACCGCAGCATCAACCCTTTCCAAGGGTACGGGATACAATACGACAGAGGGAATCAGGTGTTCACCAATCCTTTGATTTTCGATAAGCTCACTAACGAAGGAGGCACTTACTTCTCGCTTACCGAACGCTACGAAAGAGGAGTGACTCTCTCTGCCAGCGCTACTTACGGATATAGGGGCAAATACATATTCAACAGCGTATTCAACTATGAAGGATCGAATACGGCAGGCAAATACAGCCGCTCCCGCTGGTTGCCTACATGGAATATCGGAGCAAAGTGGAACATGGATCAAGAGAAGTTCATGAAAAAGTATCCTGCCGTCTCTAAACTCGCCCTGCGTGCCAGTTACGGACTGACAGCCAAAATGAACGAACAGGCAATAAACTCTACGGCGGTGTTCAAGCATCTCATCATCAACCGCACATTGCTGGAGGACCGTGAGAATGCGTTGCGTATCCTACATCTTGAGAACCGAGACCTGACATGGGAGAAAATGTATGAGTTGAATCTCGGTTGGGAACTCGGGTTGTTCGACAACCGTATCAGCGCAACGTTCGACGTCTACCAGCGTAACTCATTCGACCTGATAGACCTCATCCGTACCTCCGGTGTGGGCGGACAATATTACAAGTATGCAAACTTCGGAGACATGCGTACACGAGGGGTGGAAGTGGCGCTGCAAACTCAAAACGTCGTGACTGGCAACTTCAGTTGGACTACTGCTTTTACCATCAGCGGCATGAAACAAAAGATCACCCGCCTGCTTAATATGCCGAATACGTTTGATATGGTAGCGGGAACCGGACGGGGGAATATTCTCGGTTTCCCACGGGGTTCTCTGTTCTCTTTCAACTTTCAGGGGCTCGACAACAATGGTCTGCCTACCTTCGACTTCGGACTTTACCCTTCCAACCAAGGGGTGAACAGCGAAATTTCAGGAGCGGATTTTCTCGATGCTCAGTATTCGAAGTCATATCTTATCTACCACGGACCTATCGAACCTACTTATATCGGTGGGGTTTCGAACACGTTTAAATACAAGAATTGGGAGTTTTCGTGCTTTGTCACCATGCAGGCGGGCAACAAGATACGCCTCAACCCGACATTCGACCCATCGTTTGCCGATCTGAACGTTTTCTCCAAAGAGTACTACGATCGATGGCTTCATCCGGGTGATGAGCGGAGAACGAACATCCCCGTCATTCCTTCGCAAGATTTGATTCGTAACATCGGCAAGGAGAACATCGAAAAGGCTTACAACACGTATAATTACTCTCAGAACAGGGTGGCAGACGGAAGTTTCGTGCGCATGAAAAATATCTCGTTGGGGTATCGCTTGTCTCAAAAGCTTCTTTCATCGCTCAAAATCAGACAGATGAGTGTGAAGGTGAACATAACCAATCCGTTCCTGATTTATGCGGACAAGAAGTTGAAGGGGCAGGACCCGGAGTTCTACAAATCGGGAGGAGTTTCATTGCCTACTCCGAAACAATATACGATGACGTTGCATGTTGAATTTTAA
- a CDS encoding RagB/SusD family nutrient uptake outer membrane protein, with the protein MKRTIYLSIILTLLTACQGYLETTPDSTLDVKVDSEEKIAELLTGAYPEASYFAFLETRTDNVGERVNGIHSRLNEAMYYWEDYDQEDLDTPLNYWNACYAGIAQANQALELLSKYPKNDRVKALYGEAFLLRAYLHFMLVNIWAEPYGTAKSETAPGIPYLTKPEKNALVDYKRGTVKEVYEKIEKDLKLGISLVDDSYYSKPKFHFNKKAAYAFASRFYLMKGEWEPVIAYSDYVLGVDPKPVLRNWEKYGKEFYFNRKHLYTRYTSAEEPANLLLSTTESRVARNIATEKYGVTNKSADRVYNRHGVDGCDNFRKINMEPVFLFNYNDGRIGDGQYIGKFDELSLSGYTGIRPRGLYVTNVLFSTDEVMLNRMEAYAMMGEYDKSINDLIVYLSTKFGITLTCNRQDYTQTSSDNYQTYTPFYGMSIKQLAMVKTILGFRRQEFIHEGLRWFDIRRFYIPVKRVSKYKFYKQLEKEDPRKLLQIPAEAINRGLEPNPR; encoded by the coding sequence ATGAAAAGAACCATTTACTTAAGTATCATACTCACGCTGCTCACGGCATGCCAAGGCTATTTGGAAACAACCCCCGACTCCACGCTCGATGTGAAGGTGGACAGTGAAGAGAAAATAGCCGAATTGCTCACCGGAGCTTATCCGGAAGCCAGTTACTTCGCCTTTTTGGAAACACGTACCGACAACGTAGGCGAGCGGGTAAACGGCATACATTCACGGCTGAACGAAGCTATGTATTATTGGGAAGACTACGATCAGGAGGATCTGGACACTCCGCTGAACTATTGGAACGCATGTTATGCAGGCATCGCACAAGCCAACCAAGCGTTGGAGCTTCTGAGTAAATATCCTAAAAACGACCGCGTGAAAGCTTTGTATGGCGAAGCGTTTCTATTGCGCGCTTATCTGCACTTTATGCTGGTCAACATTTGGGCGGAGCCGTACGGTACAGCCAAGTCGGAGACTGCACCCGGCATACCTTACCTGACAAAGCCTGAAAAGAATGCGCTGGTGGACTACAAGCGCGGAACTGTAAAGGAGGTATACGAGAAGATTGAGAAAGACCTGAAACTCGGTATTTCACTGGTAGACGACAGTTATTATAGCAAACCGAAGTTCCACTTCAATAAAAAAGCCGCGTATGCTTTCGCATCTCGCTTTTACCTGATGAAAGGGGAGTGGGAGCCCGTTATCGCCTACTCGGATTATGTGTTGGGGGTAGACCCTAAACCTGTTCTTCGGAACTGGGAGAAGTACGGTAAAGAGTTTTACTTCAACCGCAAGCATCTTTATACTCGCTACACAAGTGCTGAAGAGCCCGCCAACCTGTTGCTTTCCACAACAGAATCGAGAGTGGCCCGCAACATTGCCACGGAAAAGTACGGAGTGACCAACAAAAGTGCAGACAGAGTATACAACCGGCATGGGGTAGACGGATGTGACAATTTCCGGAAAATAAACATGGAGCCGGTATTCCTTTTCAACTATAACGACGGACGCATAGGCGACGGACAATACATTGGCAAATTCGACGAGCTTTCGTTATCGGGCTATACGGGTATAAGACCGAGAGGACTGTATGTCACCAATGTTTTATTCTCCACCGATGAGGTAATGCTCAACCGGATGGAGGCATACGCCATGATGGGAGAATATGACAAGTCCATAAACGACCTGATTGTCTATCTTTCTACCAAATTCGGAATAACTCTCACATGTAACCGACAGGACTACACGCAAACAAGCAGTGACAATTACCAGACTTACACGCCGTTCTACGGAATGAGTATCAAGCAATTGGCGATGGTAAAAACTATTTTGGGATTCAGGCGGCAGGAGTTTATTCACGAAGGGTTGAGATGGTTTGATATCCGCCGTTTTTATATACCGGTGAAACGTGTATCGAAATATAAGTTTTATAAGCAACTGGAGAAAGAAGACCCGAGAAAACTTCTGCAAATACCGGCCGAAGCCATCAACCGGGGATTAGAACCTAACCCCCGTTAA
- a CDS encoding putative zinc-binding metallopeptidase — protein sequence MKTRSKKMRFRYFIGQSLYLFATCLLLAGCEQEAALSDQSVVDLGAVRRNKTELDEWILNTFTCPYGIEIEYRWDKNMAQNGSYAYPPEAANVKSVLETIKALWIDLYTTPELGGEKFFLGKSPVKIYMYGGENIDENGVGLLGNKEATTNEMFLYNVNGFDPKDENKVFVLMRSVHHQFAKRLMELFPYARNKFLAVSCAKYTGSTRFISKIKPQGRELFELSGYAHKRGFFTYHSFLSVEDDFAEIISAKLTHTPKEVLKALEEAKTPDYDSDPEVQKIYDEEARQAYKELTEKEAFVEDYFIKEIKISLNYLQRISIKQLKAYTKQK from the coding sequence ATGAAAACAAGAAGCAAAAAAATGAGATTCAGATACTTTATCGGACAGAGCCTGTATCTGTTTGCCACATGCTTGCTGTTGGCGGGCTGTGAACAGGAAGCCGCCTTATCCGATCAAAGCGTAGTGGATTTAGGAGCAGTACGACGCAATAAAACAGAACTCGATGAGTGGATATTAAATACATTTACATGTCCTTACGGCATCGAAATCGAATACCGTTGGGATAAAAACATGGCGCAGAACGGAAGTTATGCCTATCCGCCAGAAGCCGCTAATGTAAAAAGTGTGCTCGAAACGATCAAAGCGCTGTGGATAGACCTCTATACGACTCCCGAGTTGGGAGGAGAAAAATTCTTTTTGGGCAAGAGCCCCGTTAAGATTTACATGTATGGAGGAGAGAATATAGACGAAAACGGGGTAGGGCTTTTAGGAAATAAGGAAGCAACGACCAACGAGATGTTTCTGTACAACGTCAACGGCTTCGATCCGAAAGATGAGAACAAGGTGTTTGTGCTGATGCGAAGCGTACATCACCAATTCGCCAAACGGCTGATGGAGTTGTTCCCTTACGCCAGGAATAAGTTCCTGGCTGTCAGTTGTGCCAAATATACCGGATCCACACGGTTTATCTCGAAGATAAAGCCGCAAGGACGCGAACTGTTCGAACTTTCCGGTTATGCCCATAAAAGAGGTTTTTTTACCTACCACTCGTTCCTCTCTGTAGAAGACGACTTTGCCGAGATCATCAGCGCCAAGCTTACGCATACCCCTAAAGAGGTACTTAAAGCATTGGAAGAAGCGAAAACGCCTGACTATGACTCTGATCCGGAGGTTCAGAAAATTTATGATGAAGAGGCACGCCAAGCATACAAAGAGCTGACGGAGAAAGAGGCGTTTGTAGAAGATTACTTTATCAAAGAAATCAAAATCTCACTCAATTATCTCCAAAGGATAAGTATAAAACAATTAAAAGCATATACGAAACAAAAATAA
- a CDS encoding DUF4302 domain-containing protein: MKIGFQLLILITVCFSCKEENIFDLSPSERSAKHISELRKELIDAPHGWCVTYFPRTDSLLFTNVNEQIAQFEYRDKYGYGGHCFFMKFADNGTVETIADYDEQSRVNSRFSEFEISQNTFTQLSFTTYNYLHSLVNNQFTASSDFLYTGKDVDGNLVFRTASYIEPAREYIVFTKLKGENSWTEDMHKAYDNNRFFQEMKNPQLVIRKADRIYFRSNMQTRVIDNRNADSPKRKKQEEYQRYQLFLFAKVPYAPNGWPKEVVGLGSGYVGTIDGLTFRPGIRYNKNYTFYDFRREGNRFVCELVKVFDPYSKTERWVSKHLAPNGELTGVIAEIWDESNN, encoded by the coding sequence ATGAAGATAGGATTCCAATTACTTATTTTGATAACGGTTTGCTTCTCTTGCAAGGAGGAGAATATCTTCGATTTATCTCCTTCCGAGCGGAGCGCAAAACATATCAGCGAACTGAGGAAGGAGCTTATAGATGCTCCCCATGGGTGGTGTGTCACTTACTTCCCCCGGACAGACTCGCTACTGTTTACAAACGTGAACGAACAGATTGCTCAGTTCGAATATCGGGACAAATATGGCTATGGCGGACACTGTTTCTTCATGAAGTTCGCCGACAACGGAACGGTGGAAACGATAGCCGACTATGACGAACAGAGTCGGGTAAACAGCCGGTTCAGTGAATTTGAAATAAGTCAGAATACATTCACTCAACTGAGCTTCACCACTTACAATTATCTGCATAGTCTGGTAAATAACCAATTCACCGCCTCTTCCGATTTTCTTTATACAGGCAAAGATGTAGATGGCAACCTTGTTTTTCGAACAGCTTCATACATAGAACCGGCCCGTGAGTATATCGTCTTTACAAAATTGAAAGGCGAAAACAGTTGGACGGAAGATATGCATAAAGCTTATGACAATAATCGGTTTTTTCAAGAGATGAAGAATCCGCAGTTGGTAATCAGGAAAGCAGACCGGATATATTTCCGCAGTAATATGCAAACGAGAGTCATTGACAATAGGAATGCAGACTCCCCAAAAAGAAAAAAGCAGGAGGAATATCAACGTTATCAGCTGTTCCTTTTTGCCAAGGTCCCTTATGCACCGAACGGATGGCCCAAAGAGGTGGTTGGGCTGGGATCCGGATATGTAGGGACAATAGACGGATTGACGTTCAGACCCGGCATACGATACAACAAAAACTACACATTTTACGATTTCCGCAGGGAAGGAAACCGGTTTGTTTGTGAACTCGTGAAGGTGTTCGATCCCTATAGTAAGACCGAACGTTGGGTAAGCAAGCATCTTGCCCCCAATGGAGAACTAACCGGGGTTATAGCTGAAATCTGGGATGAATCTAATAATTAA
- a CDS encoding DUF4856 domain-containing protein: MKNYLRKQMIFPLCLFAVLTGCIEGTNETIESAYQLPMLQEPAYKFARNGESSVNLMECEFLKSPVDIIFSRYLNHARVGTPEEYSEMLEFYEKGEFGLKPMEEIANSTTHSGSRSQVLQDFTDWFEGSKRISQNRRNEAAKGRIGYVGNNYGDKDIFFIDERGIAVAEVYRFAAMGALYLDKILNVHLNKEVLFETGVREEHELTHLLPGHNYTELEHHWDLAYGYYGFWKSLAQSDGLPALRDSHLRIFHSFVWGRTYMETSCYEDIGLRVDTIRHELSRVVAVRAMHLLTGANTFSNLRENPKYAFRLLSQAYGLIYASQFARNAQGDPFLTYDETRQLLHVLERDGGLWDRQRLMGSEQDEGSLRQLAARFGAKFGISLKEIEK, from the coding sequence ATGAAGAACTATTTACGAAAACAAATGATATTTCCTTTGTGTCTGTTTGCGGTGCTGACAGGCTGTATTGAGGGGACGAATGAAACAATAGAGAGTGCCTATCAGCTGCCGATGTTGCAGGAACCGGCGTATAAATTTGCACGTAACGGTGAAAGCAGTGTCAATCTGATGGAATGCGAGTTCCTGAAGTCGCCCGTCGACATCATTTTTTCGCGTTATCTGAACCATGCGCGGGTGGGTACGCCGGAGGAGTACAGCGAGATGCTGGAGTTCTACGAGAAGGGCGAGTTCGGGCTGAAGCCGATGGAGGAAATCGCAAATTCGACGACCCATTCGGGCAGTCGGTCACAAGTGTTACAGGACTTTACCGATTGGTTCGAGGGTTCGAAGCGTATCTCTCAAAACAGGCGCAACGAGGCCGCGAAGGGACGGATAGGTTATGTGGGCAATAATTACGGTGATAAGGACATCTTTTTCATCGATGAGCGCGGCATCGCCGTGGCGGAAGTCTATCGATTTGCCGCAATGGGTGCTCTCTACCTGGACAAAATTTTGAACGTGCATCTGAACAAGGAGGTGCTTTTCGAGACCGGAGTGCGTGAGGAGCATGAGTTGACGCACCTGTTGCCCGGTCATAACTACACGGAGCTGGAGCACCACTGGGATTTGGCGTATGGTTACTACGGCTTTTGGAAGTCGCTGGCCCAGTCGGATGGATTACCGGCGTTGCGCGATTCACATCTCCGTATCTTCCACTCGTTTGTCTGGGGGCGTACATATATGGAGACATCGTGCTACGAGGATATCGGGCTGCGGGTGGATACCATCCGTCACGAGTTGAGCCGTGTGGTGGCAGTGCGGGCTATGCACTTGCTGACGGGTGCCAACACGTTTTCCAACTTGAGAGAGAATCCCAAGTATGCTTTCCGTCTGTTGTCCCAGGCCTATGGGCTCATCTATGCATCGCAGTTTGCACGCAATGCCCAGGGCGATCCGTTCCTGACGTACGATGAGACACGACAGTTGCTCCACGTGCTTGAGCGTGATGGCGGGTTGTGGGATCGGCAGCGTCTCATGGGCAGTGAGCAAGACGAGGGTTCGCTACGACAGCTGGCGGCTCGGTTTGGCGCGAAGTTCGGCATATCGCTTAAGGAAATCGAGAAATAA
- a CDS encoding fibronectin type III domain-containing protein encodes MKKKMIYQLLLVVTVHVAASLPAAAQEAPRDLRVTAHQGELEISWAKPQNVEGVTWEVVLNDGPGVSVSTPSYICTKLRPGTVYRIQVRALRGSEQSPYTEQRVSTKRMERPEHSEDRIPYLRTLLPDGTSPGRFLDLYYNELANPEAAITYRIDGRPVVPVNNRLEFPAFTEFNKNFQLEICIDEGGGREWEILYNELNVRNIDNH; translated from the coding sequence ATGAAAAAGAAGATGATATATCAATTACTATTGGTCGTCACGGTACACGTGGCGGCATCGCTGCCTGCCGCTGCACAGGAGGCACCGCGCGATTTGAGGGTGACGGCCCATCAGGGCGAGTTGGAAATTTCGTGGGCCAAACCGCAGAACGTTGAGGGGGTGACGTGGGAAGTTGTTCTCAATGATGGTCCGGGCGTGTCTGTATCCACCCCTTCGTACATTTGCACGAAGCTGCGCCCCGGCACCGTGTATCGCATCCAAGTGCGTGCCCTGCGCGGCTCAGAGCAGAGCCCCTACACGGAACAGCGGGTAAGCACGAAGCGAATGGAGCGACCCGAACATTCGGAAGACCGCATCCCTTATTTGCGCACGCTGCTACCCGACGGCACCTCACCCGGCCGCTTTCTCGACCTCTACTACAACGAGCTGGCCAACCCTGAGGCCGCAATTACTTACCGTATCGATGGACGCCCTGTCGTGCCGGTGAACAACCGATTAGAGTTTCCAGCCTTTACGGAGTTCAACAAAAACTTCCAGCTGGAGATTTGCATCGATGAAGGTGGCGGTCGCGAGTGGGAGATATTGTACAACGAACTGAATGTTCGCAACATCGATAACCATTAA